A stretch of Aedes aegypti strain LVP_AGWG chromosome 2, AaegL5.0 Primary Assembly, whole genome shotgun sequence DNA encodes these proteins:
- the LOC5577964 gene encoding extensin-1, with translation MFKVVCLLALVASISATPTLLLAKKLALKHLLLSKAHEGSVPAGPVGYAAEPVPYAHPVAYAQPVAYAQPVAYAQPAPVYVQPAPAPQVIEARQVPAPAPVHHVVYVSKPEPQPEIVHHTQAVTYEAAPQPAATYGPPATTFEIAHQPAVTVEAPAVHHAVTYQAAPVPVSYAAPAPVTYAAPAPVFHKPKGFELTKRFFF, from the exons ATGTTCAAG GTTGTGTGTCTTCTGGCTCTGGTTGCGAGCATTTCCGCCACCCCAACTTTGTTGTTGGCCAAGAAACTTGCCCTCAAACATCTGTTGCTGTCGAAAGCCCATGAAGGGTCGGTTCCAGCCGGACCCGTTGGATATGCAGCTGAACCCGTTCCATATGCTCATCCAGTTGCTTATGCTCAACCCGTTGCATATGCCCAACCCGTGGCTTATGCTCAGCCAGCTCCAGTGTACGTCCAACCTGCTCCAGCCCCACAAGTAATTGAGGCTCGTCAAGTCCCAGCCCCAGCTCCAG TTCACCACGTTGTGTATGTGTCCAAGCCTGAGCCCCAGCCTGAGATCGTTCATCACACCCAAGCAGTGACCTATGAGGCTGCTCCTCAACCTGCTGCTACCTATGGCCCACCAGCCACCACTTTTGAAATTGCTCACCAGCCTGCCGTAACCGTCGAGGCTCCAGCAGTCCACCACGCCGTTACCTACCAGGCTGCTCCAGTGCCAGTTAGCTATGCTGCCCCCGCTCCAGTCACTTATGCTGCACCTGCTCCAGTGTTTCACAAGCCCAAGGGATTCGAACTGACCAAGCGTTTCTTCTTCTAA